A single Cannabis sativa cultivar Pink pepper isolate KNU-18-1 chromosome 7, ASM2916894v1, whole genome shotgun sequence DNA region contains:
- the LOC115696931 gene encoding uncharacterized protein LOC115696931 isoform X2, whose protein sequence is MIMVVRMLSLCTTVRLEATGLNEASQPHPRQTNPTPRLSFAKPSWVVRTESNVHREEKKTPDPPCVVCMGSGRTGCHTCQGRGRTNCTHVEMLPKGEWPKWCRTCGGSGLDYCPRCLGTGEYRYVMGFQFMKRDVSHTQDRNKRRSVADFYEE, encoded by the exons ATGATTATGGTAGTAAGAATGCTCAGCTTATGTACAACAGTTCGATTAGAAGCCACAGGTTTGAATGAAGCCTCACAACCTCATCCACGGCAGACAAACCCCACGCCTCGTCTTTCATTTGCTAAGCCTTCTTGGGTTGTCCGTACCGAG TCAAATGTtcatagagaagaaaagaaaacgcCAGATCCACCTTGTGTGGTCTGCATGGGGAGTGGAAGGACTGGTTGCCACACTTGCCAGGGAAGAG GGAGGACGAACTGTACACACGTTGAAATGCTCCCGAAGGGGGAGTGGCCAAAATG GTGTAGGACTTGTGGCGGAAGTGGTCTTGACTACTGTCCTCGATGCCTCGGTACGGGAGAGTATAGGTACGTAATGGGATTTCAGTTCATGAAGAGGGATGTTAGCCACACCCAAGATCGCAACAAACGTCGTAGTGTAGCAGATTTCTATGAAGAATGA
- the LOC115696931 gene encoding uncharacterized protein LOC115696931 isoform X1 — MKPHNLIHGRQTPRLVFHLLSLLGLSVPSQMFIEKKRKRQIHLVWSAWGVEGLVATLAREETSKLRESSIGSSSLSSFHLTQEYCYMTGRTNCTHVEMLPKGEWPKWCRTCGGSGLDYCPRCLGTGEYRYVMGFQFMKRDVSHTQDRNKRRSVADFYEE; from the exons ATGAAGCCTCACAACCTCATCCACGGCAGACAAACCCCACGCCTCGTCTTTCATTTGCTAAGCCTTCTTGGGTTGTCCGTACCGAG TCAAATGTtcatagagaagaaaagaaaacgcCAGATCCACCTTGTGTGGTCTGCATGGGGAGTGGAAGGACTGGTTGCCACACTTGCCAGGGAAGAG ACATCTAAGCTGAGAGAATCATCCATAGGCAGTTCCTCTCTCAGTTCTTTTCATCTTACACAAGAATATTGTTATATGACAGGGAGGACGAACTGTACACACGTTGAAATGCTCCCGAAGGGGGAGTGGCCAAAATG GTGTAGGACTTGTGGCGGAAGTGGTCTTGACTACTGTCCTCGATGCCTCGGTACGGGAGAGTATAGGTACGTAATGGGATTTCAGTTCATGAAGAGGGATGTTAGCCACACCCAAGATCGCAACAAACGTCGTAGTGTAGCAGATTTCTATGAAGAATGA
- the LOC115697740 gene encoding protein LSD1, with protein sequence MQSQLVCSGCRNMLLYPRGATNVCCAICNTITSVPPPGMEMAQLICGGCRTLLMYTRGATSVRCSCCHTVNLAPGSNQMAHVNCGNCRTTLMYPFGAPSVKCAVCQYVTNVGMGNMRVPIPVHRPNSGTMPSTSAPMPHSQSQTVVVENPMSVDESGKLVSNVVVGVTTEKK encoded by the exons ATGCAGAGCCAACTTGTGTGTAGTGGGTGTAGGAACATGCTTTTATATCCTAGAGGAGCTACAAATGTTTGCTGCGCAATATGCAACACAATTACCTCTGTCCCCCCTCCTG GGATGGAAATGGCACAACTAATTTGTGGAGGCTGCAGGACGTTGTTAATGTATACACGTGGAGCAACAAGTGTTAGATGCTCATGCTGCCATACTGTGAATCTTGCACCAG GGTCCAATCAGATGGCTCATGTTAATTGTGGAAACTGCCGGACAACACTCATGTATCCATTTGGAGCTCCATCAGTAAAATGTGCAGTTTGTCAGTATGTTACAAATGTTGGT ATGGGCAATATGAGGGTTCCAATTCCTGTGCACAGACCCAATTCTGGAACAATGCCCTCCACTTCAGCT CCAATGCCTCATTCACAAAGCCAAACTGTTGTGGTTGAGAACCCAATGTCCGTCGACGAGAGTGGCAAACTG GTGAGCAATGTCGTTGTTGGTGTTACAAcagaaaagaaataa